The Branchiostoma lanceolatum isolate klBraLanc5 chromosome 10, klBraLanc5.hap2, whole genome shotgun sequence genome has a window encoding:
- the LOC136443522 gene encoding dihydropyrimidinase-like, producing MILDLIIPRRGQSLLEAYDQWKAWAEPKVCCDYSFHMAVTWWNDKVGEEMETIVNERGVNSFKMFMAYKDVMMLSDAEIYQVFCRCKEIGGLAQVHAENGDLIDECSKKLIAMGITGPEGHAMCRPEEVEGEATNRAVTIANRAGCPLYVVPVMSRAAGDVVSTARKEGKVVFGEPIAAGLGVDGTNQWDKDWRHAAGYVMGPPLRPDTSTPGYLMDLLANGDLTCVGSDNCTFNANQKALGKDDFRKIPNGVNGVEDRMSIVWEKGVHSGKLDENKFVAVTSTNAAKVFNLYPRKDRIAVGSDADIVVWDPQATRKISASTHHQAVDFNIFEGQVCHGVPVYVLSQGKVVVEDGGLVTVTQGAGKYIPRMPFCDYVFKRIKVRDGLNQPKAVKREPYKGPVIDLNADPQEEPRRVAPSVAAEFENRPISSRHGHRDLHASGFSLSGRQIDDNRGNTPQTRVLSPPGGASSIQF from the exons ATGATCCTGGACCTTATCATCCCCAGACGTGGACAGTCACTGCTGGAGGCGTATGATCAGTGGAAGGCATGGGCTGAACCAAAG GTTTGTTGTGACTACTCGTTCCACATGGCAGTGACCTGGTGGAATGACAAGGTTGGGGAAGAAATGGAGACGATTGTAAACGAAAGAG GTGTGAACTCCTTCAAGATGTTCATGGCGTACAAGGACGTCATGATGCTGTCTGATGCTGAGATCTACCAGGTGTTCTGCCGGTGCAAAGAAATAGGGGGCCTCGCTCAGGTGCATGCCGAGAATGGGGACCTAATTGATGAG TGTTCAAAGAAGCTGATTGCTATGGGCATCACCGGCCCCGAGGGGCACGCGATGTGTCGTCCTGAGGAGGTGGAAGGGGAGGCGACGAATCGCGCCGTGACCATCGCTAACAGG GCTGGCTGTCCTCTCTACGTCGTACCCGTCATGAGCAGGGCTGCAGGAGATGTTGTTTCTACAGCCAGGAAAGAAG GCAAAGTTGTGTTTGGAGAGCCCATAGCCGCCGGTCTAGGTGTGGATGGTACCAACCAATGGGACAAGGACTGGAGGCACGCAGCTGGCTATGTCATGGGACCGCCCCTCCGACCGGACACTTCCACTCCTGGGTATCTAATGGACCTGCTCGCCAA CGGTGATCTGACCTGTGTTGGCTCCGACAACTGCACCTTCAATGCCAACCAGAAGGCGCTAGGTAAGGACGACTTCCGTAAGATCCCCAACGGTGTCAACGGCGTGGAAGACCGCATGTCCATCGTGTGGGAGAAAGGAGTGCATTCTGGGAAGCTGGACGAGAACAAGTTCGTTGCGGTGACCAGCACGAATGCTGCCAAGGTCTTCAACCTCTACCCCAGGAAG GACCGTATTGCTGTAGGTTCGGATGCAGACATCGTGGTGTGGGACCCCCAGGCCACCAGGAAGATCTCCGCGTCCACTCACCACCAGGCTGTGGACTTCAACATCTTTGAG GGCCAGGTGTGCCATGGTGTTCCTGTCTATGTGCTCAGCCAAGGCAAGGTGGTGGTGGAGGATGGTGGACTTGTCACGGTCACACAGGGCGCCGGCAAATATATCCCCAG GATGCCTTTCTGTGACTATGTGTTCAAGCGGATTAAAGTTCGTGATGGTCTGAACCAACCCAAGGCTGTGAAGAGGGAGCCGTACAAGGGACCGGTCATCGACCTGAACGCAGACCCACAG GAGGAGCCAAGGCGTGTCGCCCCGTCCGTCGCTGCAGAGTTTGAAAATCGTCCAATCAGCAGCCGACACGGCCACCGGGATCTCCACGCATCCGGTTTCAGTCTGTCGGGGAGGCAGATTGACGACAACAGGGGCAACACGCCGCAGACGCGTGTTCTGTCACCACCTGGCGGAGCCTCCAGTATCCAGTTCTGA